One genomic region from Cyanobacteria bacterium QS_8_64_29 encodes:
- a CDS encoding rod shape-determining protein MreC produces the protein MFAVVRWWRQHAVKALLVGLVLVGAWGMRQTQAGLLVELYQTVTRPLQLRPTPQERITSARIQELQARVAELESQNQKLEKLLAFAQNQSNATIAAPIIGRSADRWWQQLTLGAGRSDGIEAGDTVKGYGGLVGRIIAVTPHTSRVRLVSDPESQVGTTISRSRHMGVLQGQGTDRAVMRFFDKRPDVKSGDVVVTSQASRLFPPGIPLGKVRSVTEQGKAVPSAQVELTAPIRNLEWGFVKPFDPASNDAAS, from the coding sequence ATGTTTGCGGTGGTTCGCTGGTGGCGCCAGCATGCGGTTAAAGCCCTCTTGGTTGGCCTGGTCCTGGTAGGCGCGTGGGGGATGCGCCAAACGCAGGCGGGCCTGCTGGTTGAGCTCTACCAAACCGTAACGCGGCCGCTGCAGCTGCGCCCCACGCCCCAAGAGCGCATTACCAGCGCCCGCATTCAAGAACTGCAAGCGCGCGTTGCCGAGCTCGAGAGCCAGAACCAGAAACTTGAGAAGCTGCTAGCTTTTGCCCAGAACCAGAGCAATGCCACTATCGCTGCGCCCATCATCGGGCGCAGTGCGGATCGCTGGTGGCAGCAGCTGACCCTAGGGGCGGGCCGAAGCGATGGCATCGAAGCGGGCGATACGGTTAAAGGCTATGGCGGGCTGGTGGGTCGCATCATTGCGGTAACGCCGCATACGAGTCGCGTCCGGCTCGTGAGCGATCCCGAAAGTCAGGTGGGAACTACCATCAGCCGCAGCCGCCATATGGGTGTCCTGCAGGGCCAGGGCACCGATCGCGCCGTCATGCGCTTTTTCGACAAGCGCCCCGACGTCAAATCCGGTGATGTGGTGGTCACCTCCCAAGCCAGCCGACTGTTCCCGCCGGGAATTCCGCTGGGAAAGGTTCGTTCAGTTACCGAGCAGGGCAAGGCCGTACCATCAGCCCAGGTGGAGCTGACAGCCCCCATTCGCAACCTGGAATGGGGGTTTGTCAAGCCCTTCGACCCCGCAAGCAACGATGCGGCCTCCTGA
- the mreD gene encoding rod shape-determining protein MreD, producing MLGNHRLLDLAVTPGSALACALLMLARWPGAQLLGLGPYWLLIWVVAWSLKRPAWQGGVAGLALGWVQDGLSAASPAHALSLAIVGFLSGRLGQARAFRADAIAVVLVTFAMTGVAETVMALQHGIAHPDRLGELWVRYQVIALVSALLSALWAPAVYYPLDCWWRRVARRAQA from the coding sequence ATGCTGGGAAACCATCGCTTGCTCGATTTGGCCGTCACGCCAGGCTCGGCGCTCGCCTGCGCCCTGCTCATGCTAGCCCGTTGGCCGGGGGCCCAGCTGCTGGGACTGGGCCCGTACTGGTTGCTGATTTGGGTCGTTGCCTGGAGCCTCAAGCGCCCGGCTTGGCAAGGCGGCGTTGCAGGCCTTGCCTTGGGTTGGGTCCAAGATGGGCTGAGTGCGGCCTCACCGGCACACGCCCTGAGCCTGGCGATTGTCGGTTTTTTGAGCGGCCGCCTGGGGCAAGCGCGTGCCTTCCGCGCGGACGCGATCGCCGTCGTCTTAGTGACGTTTGCCATGACCGGTGTTGCCGAGACGGTGATGGCGCTCCAGCACGGCATTGCCCACCCCGACCGCCTGGGCGAGCTTTGGGTTCGCTACCAGGTGATCGCACTCGTCTCAGCCCTGCTGAGCGCGCTCTGGGCCCCTGCCGTGTACTATCCGCTCGACTGTTGGTGGCGCCGCGTCGCCCGCCGGGCGCAGGCTTGA
- a CDS encoding cobalamin-binding protein: protein MSQDLRIVSLLPAATETVAALGLSEALVGRSHECDFPPQVQSLPVCTRALLDGDQASSAIDADVRNLVESALSLYQVDAAALQRLQPTHVVTQDQCDACAVSLGEVQAALAEFTGNQPQIVTLRATTLSEVWRDIEALAGELGVDASPTLTDLQARVDACTQTIETLEPPDHPRVALLEWTDPLMAAGNWIPELARLAGARPALGTPGDRSPYLSWQALYQADPEVIVVMPCGFDLSRTRQAAQSLLQQPGWLQLQAVRNNAVCIADGNAYFNRPGPRLVDSLEILAEMLHPQSFDYGYQGRAWERLSMPVAIG from the coding sequence ATGAGCCAAGATTTGCGCATCGTTTCGCTGCTGCCGGCTGCCACCGAAACGGTCGCCGCCCTGGGACTGAGTGAGGCCTTGGTGGGACGCTCGCACGAATGCGACTTTCCGCCGCAGGTGCAATCGCTGCCGGTTTGTACCCGCGCCCTCCTCGACGGGGACCAGGCCAGCAGCGCCATCGATGCCGACGTACGCAACCTGGTCGAGTCGGCCCTGAGCTTGTACCAGGTCGATGCGGCGGCGCTGCAGCGGCTTCAGCCCACGCACGTCGTGACGCAAGATCAGTGCGATGCCTGCGCTGTCAGCCTGGGCGAGGTGCAAGCGGCGCTGGCCGAGTTCACGGGCAACCAGCCCCAGATCGTGACGCTGCGGGCTACGACGCTGAGCGAGGTCTGGCGCGATATCGAGGCCCTGGCGGGCGAGTTGGGGGTCGATGCAAGCCCGACGCTAACGGATCTGCAGGCGCGCGTTGATGCCTGCACCCAAACGATTGAGACGCTCGAGCCCCCCGATCACCCGCGCGTTGCCTTGCTGGAGTGGACCGATCCGCTCATGGCAGCGGGCAACTGGATCCCGGAGCTAGCCCGGCTGGCCGGCGCTCGGCCCGCTCTGGGCACGCCCGGTGATCGCTCGCCCTACCTATCGTGGCAGGCGCTCTACCAAGCCGATCCGGAAGTGATCGTCGTCATGCCCTGCGGCTTCGATCTGAGCCGCACCCGCCAGGCAGCGCAAAGCTTGCTCCAGCAGCCTGGGTGGTTGCAGCTGCAAGCCGTCCGCAACAACGCTGTCTGCATTGCCGATGGCAACGCCTACTTCAACCGACCCGGCCCGCGCTTGGTCGACTCGCTGGAGATCCTGGCCGAAATGCTGCACCCGCAGTCGTTCGACTACGGCTACCAAGGAAGGGCTTGGGAGCGGCTGAGCATGCCGGTTGCCATTGGCTGA
- the rpsD gene encoding 30S ribosomal protein S4, with translation MSRYTGPRLRVTRRLGDLPGLTRKTPRRSYPPGQHGQQRRKRSEYAVRLEEKQKLRYNYGVTERQLMNYVLQARRETGSTGQRLLELLEMRLDNTTFRLGLAPTIPAARQFVNHGHVLVNGRATDIPSYRCQPGDVIAVRDRDRSRRLAEQNLEFPGLANLPSHLEFDKNTLTGKVNGAIEREWVALEVNELLVIEYYSRKM, from the coding sequence ATGTCCCGATACACTGGTCCGCGCCTGCGCGTTACGCGCCGCCTGGGCGATCTGCCCGGGCTGACGCGCAAGACGCCGCGCCGCTCCTACCCGCCCGGCCAGCACGGCCAACAGCGCCGCAAGCGCTCGGAGTACGCCGTCCGGCTCGAGGAAAAGCAGAAGCTGCGCTACAACTACGGCGTCACCGAGCGGCAGCTGATGAACTACGTCCTCCAGGCGCGCCGCGAGACGGGCTCGACCGGCCAGCGCCTGCTGGAGCTGCTGGAGATGCGGCTGGACAATACCACCTTTCGGCTGGGCCTGGCCCCGACCATTCCGGCAGCGCGCCAGTTCGTCAATCACGGGCACGTCCTAGTTAACGGGCGCGCCACCGACATCCCCAGCTACCGCTGCCAGCCCGGCGATGTCATCGCCGTGCGCGATCGCGATCGCTCCCGCCGCCTGGCCGAGCAGAACCTGGAGTTCCCGGGCTTGGCCAACCTCCCCAGCCACCTCGAGTTCGACAAAAACACCCTCACCGGCAAGGTCAACGGCGCCATCGAGCGGGAGTGGGTCGCGCTTGAGGTCAACGAACTGCTGGTGATCGAGTACTACTCCCGCAAGATGTAA